In Rhodanobacter humi, the following are encoded in one genomic region:
- a CDS encoding aspartyl/asparaginyl beta-hydroxylase domain-containing protein, producing MTPRLVLLILILLFALCVLLVHLRGRARLRFDRQLVDHSAIFAPYNLLMYAFSAVPARPILDRRGFPQLDLLQANWQTIREEALSLFDEGHIRAAQNGADASFNSFFKQGWKRFYLKWYGEPLASAEALCPKTVALLKSIPSIKAAMFATLAPNSRLNPHRDPFAGSLRYHLGLITPNSRDCRIFVDGEEHAWGDGKDVVFDETYVHWVENKTDQTRVILFADVERPLRTRWMSAINHRVGAFMGKITASPNTESPEEKTGFVNRVFALNQRNRERNRAFKKKHPKLFRALKYLGMLVLAWLIVCAPWPFVR from the coding sequence ATGACCCCGCGCCTCGTCCTGTTGATCCTGATCCTGCTGTTCGCGCTGTGCGTGCTGCTGGTGCACCTGCGCGGGCGCGCGCGGCTGCGCTTCGACCGCCAGCTGGTGGATCACTCCGCGATCTTCGCGCCGTACAACCTGCTGATGTACGCGTTCTCCGCGGTGCCGGCGCGACCTATCCTCGACCGCCGCGGCTTCCCGCAGCTGGACCTGCTGCAGGCGAACTGGCAGACCATCCGCGAGGAGGCGCTGTCGCTGTTCGACGAAGGGCATATCCGCGCCGCGCAGAACGGCGCCGACGCCAGCTTCAACAGCTTCTTCAAGCAGGGCTGGAAGCGTTTCTACCTGAAGTGGTACGGCGAACCGTTGGCCTCGGCCGAGGCGCTGTGTCCGAAGACGGTGGCGCTGCTGAAATCCATCCCCAGCATCAAGGCGGCGATGTTCGCCACGCTGGCGCCGAACAGCCGGCTCAATCCGCACCGCGACCCGTTCGCGGGCTCGCTGCGCTACCACCTCGGCCTGATCACGCCGAACTCGCGCGACTGCCGCATCTTCGTCGACGGCGAGGAGCACGCCTGGGGCGACGGCAAGGACGTGGTATTCGACGAAACCTACGTGCACTGGGTGGAGAACAAGACCGACCAGACCCGGGTGATCCTGTTCGCCGATGTGGAACGCCCGCTGCGCACGCGCTGGATGAGCGCGATCAACCATCGCGTGGGAGCGTTCATGGGCAAGATCACCGCCTCGCCGAACACCGAGTCGCCGGAAGAAAAGACCGGCTTCGTCAACCGCGTGTTCGCGCTCAACCAGCGCAACCGCGAGCGCAACCGCGCGTTCAAGAAGAAGCACCCGAAGCTGTTCCGCGCGCTGAAATACCTGGGCATGCTGGTGCTGGCATGGCTGATCGTCTGCGCGCCGTGGCCGTTCGTCCGCTGA
- the thiD gene encoding bifunctional hydroxymethylpyrimidine kinase/phosphomethylpyrimidine kinase has product MVRNAPPIALTIAGSDSGGGAGIQADLKTIHARGVHGLSAIAAITSQNTRGVTAVHPVPLAHIRSQIAAVFDDFPIGAVKTGMLGSAAIVRLVAREMAARKPAWLVVDPVMIATSGARLLDEGAITVLVDELIPLADVLTPNLPEAEALLGYPIRNAKDCARAGNELRELGAKAVLLKGGHGSGREVVDRFFDDRGVLELRHPRLKLEAHGTGCTLASAIAAELAKGQSPRGAVRRAVAYVQRALTRGYQPGGAPLRVLSH; this is encoded by the coding sequence ATTGTGAGAAACGCACCACCCATCGCCCTCACCATCGCCGGCTCCGATTCCGGCGGAGGCGCGGGTATCCAGGCCGACCTGAAGACCATCCACGCGCGTGGCGTGCACGGCTTGTCGGCGATTGCCGCGATCACCTCGCAGAACACGCGCGGGGTGACCGCGGTGCACCCAGTGCCGCTGGCGCACATCCGCAGCCAGATCGCCGCGGTGTTCGACGACTTCCCGATCGGCGCGGTGAAGACCGGCATGCTGGGCAGCGCGGCGATCGTGCGGCTGGTGGCGCGCGAAATGGCGGCACGCAAACCGGCGTGGCTGGTGGTCGATCCGGTGATGATCGCCACCAGCGGCGCGCGCCTGCTCGACGAGGGCGCGATCACGGTGCTGGTGGACGAACTGATCCCGTTGGCCGACGTGCTCACGCCCAACCTGCCCGAAGCCGAGGCGCTGCTGGGCTATCCGATCCGCAACGCGAAGGACTGCGCCCGCGCCGGCAACGAGCTGCGTGAACTGGGTGCCAAGGCCGTGCTGCTCAAGGGCGGTCACGGCAGCGGCCGCGAGGTGGTGGACCGCTTCTTCGACGATCGCGGCGTGCTGGAACTGCGTCACCCGCGGCTGAAGCTGGAGGCCCACGGCACCGGCTGCACGCTGGCCTCGGCGATCGCCGCCGAACTGGCCAAGGGGCAATCGCCCCGTGGCGCCGTGCGGCGCGCCGTGGCCTACGTGCAGCGCGCGCTGACGCGGGGCTACCAGCCCGGCGGCGCGCCACTGCGCGTGTTGTCGCACTAA